One Desulfobacterales bacterium genomic region harbors:
- a CDS encoding NHLP bacteriocin export ABC transporter permease/ATPase subunit has translation MITTLNQDTKNVSIAELLKKFGKLQEVSGNQPFLLNEIGNFWYVESGRVEIFTVNLMDGIPVGSRSHFLTRGPGQCIFAMDARNVGFLAVGIFGTKLYSGLNVSKLQRIANSPKYAGQFATLLDNWITDLSYSLTRDMLPHPKADFNLTIDDTSSVKNNQRVRSNKGILWVKATSGQVFFIGMEELEFGSETLYFPLTPYTWVDVLLEDEENALPFAQYYEPEFSLTTHSTVSIIDDPEIWKGLARFHELVCRCEVVSKKHFESDEAYRLRSKADYIEVVKHEALREIASVLNKELEKPFQLGIDASDEEAELVFPVCKIVGNAMSIDVKNHPDIRKHKEWNLNDKINAVAKASRFRTRPVVLRGEWYKKDQGPMVAILEKENIPVALIPSNSNSYDYINPIENKKQKVNENIASRLNPTAVSFYRPFPDGMLTLKDIIKFGIFGLGKDIQMLMFTAIMIGCLGVLSPYFTGQIFDSVIPQSDRTLLLHFGIALCVAALTSASFILVQGFAILRIQIKMDYSLQAALWDRLLNMPTSFFRQYSVGDLADRASGINKIRDLFANTVVGAVLGGMTSIFYLVIMFKFNAILAIIGFFITMGLVIFTIFANILQLRYQRKIMDMNGKITGLIFQLISGVAKLRVAGAEAHAFRRWGNEFSDMRRVQFLLGKIQTGLNIVFSGFPIFSAIIIYSALVAIQVATEGVASPITTGEFIAFSAAFGIFQTAMLSLSEASVVSMRIIPIYERLKPIITCLPEIDEIKMHPGELIGDIEVSHLHFRYDKNGTYVLKDVSFKVKPGEFIAFVGTSGSGKSTMMRLLLGFEKPETGTIYYDGQDLARLDLREVRHQVGVVLQDSKLLPATIFRNIVGSSSLTSEDAWEAARMAGIDEDITKLPMGMHTVISEGGGGFSGGQRQRLMISRAIVHKPRILLLDEATSALDNRNQEQVSKSLERLQATRVIVAHRLSTIVNADRIYVLENGEVKEVGTYNELMDKNGLFASMAKRQIA, from the coding sequence ATGATAACTACTTTAAATCAAGATACAAAAAATGTTTCTATTGCTGAATTATTAAAAAAATTCGGGAAACTTCAAGAAGTTTCAGGAAATCAGCCGTTTCTACTCAATGAAATAGGAAATTTCTGGTATGTTGAATCAGGAAGAGTTGAAATTTTTACAGTAAATTTAATGGACGGAATACCTGTAGGTTCAAGGTCTCATTTTCTAACAAGAGGTCCAGGTCAATGTATATTTGCTATGGATGCAAGAAATGTAGGTTTTTTAGCGGTTGGAATTTTCGGAACAAAACTGTATAGCGGCCTTAATGTTTCAAAACTCCAAAGAATTGCAAATTCTCCTAAATACGCTGGACAGTTTGCAACGCTCCTTGATAACTGGATTACAGACCTTTCCTATAGTTTAACAAGGGATATGCTACCCCATCCAAAAGCTGATTTCAATCTAACAATAGATGATACATCCTCTGTAAAAAATAACCAACGAGTTAGATCAAACAAAGGAATATTATGGGTCAAAGCAACGTCCGGCCAAGTTTTTTTTATCGGAATGGAAGAATTAGAATTTGGCTCAGAAACTTTATATTTTCCCCTTACTCCATATACTTGGGTTGACGTATTGCTCGAAGATGAAGAAAATGCTCTCCCATTTGCTCAATATTATGAGCCTGAATTTTCACTTACTACCCATTCCACTGTTTCAATAATAGACGATCCTGAAATTTGGAAAGGTTTAGCAAGATTCCATGAACTTGTGTGCAGATGCGAAGTTGTTAGCAAAAAACATTTTGAATCAGACGAAGCCTATAGGTTAAGAAGCAAGGCTGATTATATTGAAGTTGTCAAGCATGAAGCATTACGGGAAATAGCTTCAGTATTAAACAAAGAATTAGAAAAGCCCTTTCAATTAGGTATAGATGCTTCTGACGAAGAAGCTGAACTTGTTTTCCCTGTATGTAAAATCGTTGGAAATGCAATGAGCATAGATGTAAAAAATCATCCTGATATAAGAAAACATAAGGAATGGAACTTAAATGATAAGATAAATGCAGTTGCAAAAGCTTCTCGGTTTAGAACAAGGCCTGTTGTTCTAAGGGGAGAATGGTATAAAAAAGATCAGGGACCTATGGTAGCAATCCTTGAAAAAGAAAATATTCCAGTAGCGCTGATACCTTCAAATTCCAATTCTTATGACTACATTAATCCTATTGAAAATAAAAAACAAAAAGTCAATGAAAACATTGCTTCAAGGTTGAATCCAACCGCTGTATCTTTTTATAGACCTTTTCCTGACGGAATGTTAACATTAAAAGATATTATTAAATTCGGAATATTTGGATTAGGTAAAGACATTCAAATGCTTATGTTTACAGCTATTATGATAGGATGTCTTGGAGTTTTAAGTCCTTATTTTACAGGTCAAATTTTTGATTCAGTTATTCCTCAATCGGATAGAACTCTTCTTTTACATTTTGGTATTGCTCTTTGTGTAGCCGCTCTTACGAGTGCTTCTTTTATACTTGTGCAAGGATTTGCAATATTAAGAATTCAAATAAAAATGGATTACTCCCTTCAAGCTGCTTTATGGGACAGACTTTTAAACATGCCTACATCTTTTTTCAGACAGTATTCAGTTGGAGATTTAGCTGACAGAGCTTCTGGTATAAACAAAATCAGAGACCTTTTTGCAAATACAGTTGTCGGCGCTGTTTTAGGCGGTATGACATCAATATTCTATCTTGTCATCATGTTTAAGTTTAATGCTATTCTTGCTATAATAGGTTTTTTTATCACAATGGGATTAGTTATATTTACTATATTTGCGAATATTCTCCAGCTTCGTTATCAAAGAAAAATAATGGACATGAACGGTAAAATAACTGGGCTTATTTTTCAATTAATTTCAGGAGTAGCTAAACTCCGTGTAGCTGGAGCCGAAGCCCACGCATTCAGAAGATGGGGAAATGAGTTTTCAGACATGAGAAGGGTTCAATTTTTACTTGGTAAAATCCAGACAGGACTTAATATTGTATTTTCAGGATTTCCAATATTTTCCGCCATCATTATATATTCCGCCCTTGTTGCTATTCAAGTTGCTACTGAAGGTGTTGCATCTCCAATAACTACTGGAGAATTTATTGCCTTTAGTGCAGCATTTGGAATATTCCAAACCGCTATGCTTTCATTAAGTGAAGCTTCTGTTGTGTCCATGCGAATTATTCCTATATATGAAAGGCTTAAGCCTATAATTACTTGCCTTCCTGAAATTGATGAAATAAAAATGCATCCTGGAGAATTAATTGGAGATATAGAAGTATCTCATTTGCATTTTAGATATGATAAAAATGGGACATATGTTTTAAAAGATGTATCATTTAAGGTAAAACCAGGTGAGTTTATTGCCTTTGTAGGTACTTCTGGCTCAGGAAAATCAACTATGATGCGACTTTTGCTTGGATTTGAAAAACCGGAAACCGGAACTATTTATTATGATGGTCAAGATTTAGCAAGGCTTGATTTAAGAGAAGTAAGACATCAAGTTGGAGTTGTTCTTCAAGACAGTAAACTCCTTCCAGCTACTATTTTTAGAAATATAGTAGGCTCATCATCCCTTACAAGTGAAGATGCGTGGGAAGCTGCTAGAATGGCTGGCATTGATGAAGATATAACCAAACTGCCTATGGGAATGCACACAGTAATTAGTGAAGGCGGTGGCGGTTTTTCAGGAGGCCAACGGCAAAGATTAATGATAAGCCGCGCTATTGTTCATAAACCTCGAATTTTATTGCTCGATGAAGCAACGAGCGCTCTTGATAATAGAAATCAGGAACAAGTTTCAAAAAGTCTT
- a CDS encoding nucleotidyltransferase domain-containing protein, giving the protein MAEESIIISIKKYLKELLKLGIPVKYGILFGSYARNKDIHKWSDIDLLVISSRYDEKFSRDDINLLWKTAARSDNRIEPLPIGLKRWQTDDESTIIEVARREGIQITI; this is encoded by the coding sequence ATGGCTGAAGAATCAATTATAATATCAATAAAAAAATACCTAAAGGAACTTTTAAAGCTTGGTATTCCAGTTAAATACGGTATATTATTCGGTTCATATGCACGCAACAAAGATATACATAAATGGAGCGATATAGATTTGCTTGTTATATCATCTCGTTATGATGAGAAATTCAGTCGAGATGATATAAATCTACTATGGAAAACCGCTGCTCGTTCGGACAATCGTATAGAACCTTTACCAATAGGCCTAAAACGTTGGCAGACCGATGATGAAAGTACGATTATCGAAGTTGCCCGAAGAGAAGGAATACAGATAACAATATAA
- a CDS encoding HEPN domain-containing protein, producing the protein MINIDKQISHWKKGAEEDWEVANQLITSNKIRHGLFFLHLSIEKLIKAHVCRNINDISPRIHNLVRLAELSGISFGQTQNDLLAEMNPFNIEGRYPEMWGETLSREEADIFIKRAKELFEWLKNQL; encoded by the coding sequence ATGATAAATATAGATAAACAGATCTCTCATTGGAAAAAAGGAGCAGAAGAAGATTGGGAAGTAGCAAATCAGCTCATTACCTCAAATAAAATCCGTCATGGACTTTTTTTTTTGCATTTATCAATAGAAAAGCTTATTAAAGCTCATGTCTGCCGTAATATCAATGATATCTCTCCAAGAATTCATAATCTTGTAAGATTAGCGGAATTATCTGGAATTTCTTTTGGACAAACACAAAACGACTTATTAGCAGAAATGAATCCTTTTAATATTGAAGGCCGTTATCCTGAAATGTGGGGAGAGACTCTTTCACGTGAAGAGGCAGATATCTTTATAAAAAGAGCAAAGGAACTGTTTGAATGGCTGAAGAATCAATTATAA